The DNA window TActggagaaggaagaaaacgAAAATGGTGGTGCTGATAGGCTGTTGCCGCTGTGGAGGAAAAAGGAGGAGCTTTCGGTGGAGAGGGATAAGTGTGGTGGAGAGGATAGCAGACGAGCTGGTGGTATGGTGGCTCGGAGTCGCTGAGAGCACGGTGGAGAGAGAgtgtagagagagagacttgTTGCAGGAAAAAACTAGGGAGGAGGCTGGTTTTTTCCGACTTTTGGACCcaattttctcctctctctcaagTCATCAACggagcctctatttataggcgatGGAATAGGGTAATCTCGTCTACACCagggtaaaatttcagcccttgatttggttgggaaggatcccaaccgttggttcaaagtagcCTCCCTCCCTGAGTTGTCAAATCTGCAGGAAAAGGCTGCcaaagtataattaaatccttgcacttaattaaattcttcaattggacccaaattaattcttaaacataattaaaattcaatttgacccatgattaaatcaaattggcctattaaaaatttaattatgtctttggacttaatttttatacaaattcgtctaataaacatttaatttgaccttgaatttgcatttgtttctccattttttagcataatggggtacaattagatctttaatttcctccaaaattacagcttgataTTTTCCTATTTTTGTAGTCCTCCTTGATCTGCTTTCTCCACATTGCTagcctttcttttattttttaagagtgtCCAGAGCCAGGGCATATTAAGGCAGTTGGTACCTAACCTTGCAAAACGCGTTTTGGGGCCTGTGAGCtgccaggaacaaaaccgtgaggcgtGGAAGCCGGGTTGGTCTGAGCTATAGCGGATAATATTCTGCAAGGGGGAGTGGGTTGGACCTTACATTGATAAAGCTTCATCAAAATCTTCACAATCAACTGGTCCGAAACGAGCCCAATGTTCTTCCTCAAAAACCTCCCATGTCAATTCTCTACATTTCTCTATGTAGGCACGGCGTAGCTATTGCCACCATTGATTAGCTTCACCTGCGAGGTGGAATGATGCCAATGACACTTTTTGTGCTACCATGGTGCTTTGGTATTCGAAAAATTGTTCCACTCTGTTGAACCATTCAGTTGGATCATCACCAAAGCATCTTGGAAATTCAAGCTTTGTCAACTTGGATGAGAACATCTGTCTTCCTCTTTCTGCAGATTCCTTAAACTCTTCCTTATTGTGGCGAGAATGACCACTACGGTCATTGGTGTTACTGCTGGATGGGTCTTTAGTTGAGAGCAAGGCCACAGATAGCTTATTGATGACTTCCTCCATGTGATGTAACTTGTCATTAAGACCGAGTTTCATCCAACTCACACTATCTTGAAGTCCTCCAAGCTCAGCTTCTAAattttcaattctttctttGTTGGTTGCCATTGTAAGATATAGTTGTTATACCAATGATAGGTCTCAGTCAAAGCTATTACAATCGCTAATTAGATAAAATTCCTCTTACGGTGAGGATGAACCACAATAATTTACTCTGAATAATCATACTCATTACTGCATAATGAAAGGGTTTAAATACTTAAAACAAGGAATTCAAATAGCTACAGTTAACGAAATAATAGCTAACAGCTATGGACCAAGCCTTCCAATGGAATGATGCCAGCAAATCCTCATCATGCAACTGGTGTTTTCTCCACATCCCCTGCATGTGGCACGTTTCTCCCCCTGCATGAGGCACTGTCTCTTGCATGATTCATGTCATAAACCATAGATTCTTGATAGGAGCACGTAGTGACCTTCTTGGTGGTTTATCAAAAGAGCTATAGACATTCCATTCTCAGAGTAGAGAAGCAGCGAAGACAATCCTTACATGATCCCACTTCCAACAGAGAATATTAATTAACTAGAAATCGAAACATTGCTGAAGTCATAATCAGAGGTGATGGCGATAAGTAGGAGTGGCGCAAAGATGGTTTGCTCTCGGGGTTACAAGACCAAACGCCTCAGTCATGTCCAATTCCTCCGGCAACATATTGTTAGGAAGCTCCCAATCAAAGCAATGCACCAGCTGTGCCACAATTTGCAGAACCATGGTTAGTCCCAAATGCATTCCAGGGCAGCCCCTGCGCCCAGCCCCGAAGGGGAGAAGCTGGAAATCGCGTCCACGAACATCTATGTTACTCCCAGCAAACCTCTCTGGAATAAACTTATTTGCATCAGTCCAAGCACTTTGGTCGCGTCCAATAGCCCAAACGTTTACAATAACACGTGTTTTTTGCGGGATGAGGAAGCCATCTATAGTGCAATCTTCCATTGACTCGTGAGGGATAAGTAGAGGTGCCACTGGATGGAGCCTGAAAGCTTCCTTTATAACCATGTGCAAGTACTCCAAGCCCTCCAAGTCTGATTCTTCCACCGTTCTATCCATGCCTATTTTCTCTTCCAGCTCTTTCTGGACTTTCTTCATTACTCTTGGATGCTTGATGAGCTCGGAGAGAGTCCACTCAATTGCTGTGGCTGAGGTGTCCATTGAGCCTACAAGCATGTCCTGAAAGAGAAAGGTACAGATTTAAGGATAATCATGTGATTTATGTGCTGCTTACTAACAGttattttaattctatttaccAAGATTATGGCTTTGATGTTGTCTCGACCAATACTATACTCAGTTTCTTCAGATCCCAAGAAGTCCAACATGACATCAACAAAATCTTTGGTTCTGTTTTCATCCTTGAATTGAATGTGCTCATCAATAATCTTCTCAAGGAAGTCATCAAAAACCTTGCCTACGGCTTTCATGCGCTTTGTAAGACCCTGAAGGTCAAGTGGCGCAATTGGAGGGATGTAATCGCCGAAGTTAAAACTTGCTGCTAAACGCATGCCCTCATGAATCACTGGTTTGAACCCCTTGTCATCAAATTCCTTTTCCATGTATTTCTTTCCAAAAACCATCCTACAACTGATGTCAGCGCTTAGAGATGAGACCTTGGCACTAAGATCAACAGCAACACGCTCACGAGAAGCATCTTTAATGTAGTCAATCAAGAGGTCAAGCTCTTCTTTCCTCGAGGACatgaaagaatttattttatggttgcTAAGCAACTCAAGGGTACACATCTTGCGCACGTTGCGCCAATAAGAGCCATATGGAGCAAATGATAAGCTCTTCTGCTCGTAAGAGATATGCTTCGCAGCCTCATTTGGTGGCCTATTAGCAAACACGAGGTCATGGGTCTTAAGAATCAATTCGGCAGCCCGAGGCGATGAGACAACTACAGTGGGCACCAAGCCTAACCGCATATACATGATAGGGCCATACTTGTTTGCTAGTTGATGCAAGTCTTGGTGAGGGAACTTCCCTAGCAAATGTAAGCTACCAAATATAGGAAACCCTATTGGACCAGGGGGTAACTTGCTATCCTTGATCTTTCTTTTCGACAGCCAAGCTCGGAGGAAGAAAGCGAGCGCAATCAAGGCTAGAGTGGTTAATATCCAAGCCATGCTAATATATTAAGGTTGGTCTCTATGCTCTATCTTAGTGAAAGCAAACCTAAATCCAACTCTTGGTTCATACAGAGAAGATGCTACACATATATAGTCGTAACTAGGGAGATGATAACAGGAAGAAGACAAACTGGGGATAAGTTCAATGTCTTTGTTTGTATcgcttcttgttttttattttgaagaaagggATCAATTGTGGATATCTGAACTCATTTACTTGTCTCAATTTGGTTCCACCAATTCTACTAGTAGGAggaaatcaattaagaaaaagacaTCAATGTTAGTATAAAGACAGATTGAGACCCTTATAACATTATTATAACAGCTAGGACAGAAACAAGCTTAATCCCAAAAATTATTGTTGGTGCGCTTGTCGTGATTGAGTATTTTACACGCAATCCTTAATTGATACAAACCTAACAGACATTTTTAATCACTGTTGATGGATCAAGATtcatcaaaacatttttaatatttaatataaagatatttacTTTTAGCATA is part of the Populus trichocarpa isolate Nisqually-1 chromosome 7, P.trichocarpa_v4.1, whole genome shotgun sequence genome and encodes:
- the LOC7457122 gene encoding cytochrome P450 71AU50, with translation MAWILTTLALIALAFFLRAWLSKRKIKDSKLPPGPIGFPIFGSLHLLGKFPHQDLHQLANKYGPIMYMRLGLVPTVVVSSPRAAELILKTHDLVFANRPPNEAAKHISYEQKSLSFAPYGSYWRNVRKMCTLELLSNHKINSFMSSRKEELDLLIDYIKDASRERVAVDLSAKVSSLSADISCRMVFGKKYMEKEFDDKGFKPVIHEGMRLAASFNFGDYIPPIAPLDLQGLTKRMKAVGKVFDDFLEKIIDEHIQFKDENRTKDFVDVMLDFLGSEETEYSIGRDNIKAIILDMLVGSMDTSATAIEWTLSELIKHPRVMKKVQKELEEKIGMDRTVEESDLEGLEYLHMVIKEAFRLHPVAPLLIPHESMEDCTIDGFLIPQKTRVIVNVWAIGRDQSAWTDANKFIPERFAGSNIDVRGRDFQLLPFGAGRRGCPGMHLGLTMVLQIVAQLVHCFDWELPNNMLPEELDMTEAFGLVTPRANHLCATPTYRHHL